From Paenibacillus graminis, a single genomic window includes:
- a CDS encoding non-ribosomal peptide synthetase → MKQDPSGISHTEGPLQMQPVQSTFDGEAGEYWHTIIDNGTPLNMPLDYVRPAVKSYAGEVAMLRISEELAGKLERLAESETVSVETALLACYIVLLSKYAGQDTVLVGWAYGSLLRSGSGGDAGLTVLAGQVDWTATWQEYVNSINSICAQARNSQHIPYAEVVKKLELDRDPSRNPLFDALFQTGDVKTGWDKYDFALVPERAADGIQLKLEYDTALFSKGSMERLLHHYVNIVADLAEHLACSLDRRLSEIDMLSGAERERLVQGWNPTSVPYPYGKSIAGLLEEQVLKRPEAVAVSLGSRHLTYRQLHEQSNRVAHALHARGIGEEEIVAVMAERSPELVVAVLGVLKAGAAYTPVDPDYPAERLRYLLRHSQAKLLLMQHKFWDRAAVSGAETQAETVNIEELLAAELPDGNLPLVYRPERLMYVLYTSGSTGNPKGAMITSHSFVNLLHWYTREFAFTEKERILQIASASFDLAQKNLYAALVTGGRLVLFEPGLYDYEHMAETIEREGITVINCTPSAFYPLVECAADSGYRQLGSLRAVFLGGEPVHMTRLGPWLRSGVCRADIVNTYGPTECTDIASYYRLRSEDWTGGDELPIGQPIDNVRLYVVDSELKLVPEGVEGELCIGGAGVGRGYYHAPELTKERFVHSTDLPEETVYRTGDSVKRRPDGNIVFIGRVDHQVKVRGFRIEIEEIERKLLDSPRVHEAVVTAGRDAAGDTMLCAYAVAAPGATAEQVRGELEAKLPAYMVPQHVVLLGAMPLTPNGKLDRRALPEPTIGIAGTGAAGDGVAEDDAALTDEIEQTLAVLWQEVLGVGRIGPEDNFFRLGGHSLKAIALLARIKKAFGVSLPIQKLFRAPTVRQLAGLIREAPKQRFVPIPRADPQQAYYRLSSQQERLYVLQQFEAIGTAYHVTWAAQVQGPFDPVRCEAAFAAVSRRHEALRTCFEMTGDTVVQRVLPQATGFFEYEEVPGGDHRSLIGPFVRPFELRTGPLFRVKVVRTGREEHLLLLDMHHMITDGVSQDIVLKEFAALYEGAALEPLRMQYKDYAIWQSVQSGQNRQSAQSGQRGTLREQGRYWLELFQGELPVLDLPLDYPRPVVQSFEGDKLSVRLDAEQSAEVKKLAEATDTTLFIVLLAAYDVLLHKYTGQEDIIVGSPFAGRRHAELESMVGMFVNTVALRSFPQRDKTVRSFLAEVKESCLKAYEHQEFSFEQLIEQLQLPRDFSRNPLFDTMFVLQNMEGYTPGLKNVQMTAYPVNNGIAKFDLTLEAAEEKDGSLRLSLEYCTKLFRRDTVERFLQHYMNIVQHLAGNLDRRLSEIDMLSGTERERLVQGWNPTSVPYPYGKSIAGLLEEQVLKRPEAVAVSLGSRHLTYRQLHEQSNRVAHALHARGIGEEEIVAVMAERSPELVVAVLGVLKAGAAYTPVDPDYPAERLRYLLRHSQAKLLLMQHKFRDHAAVSEAETVVIEELLAAEWPDGNLPLVYRPERLMYVLYTSGSTGNPKGAMITSHSFVNLLHWYTREFAFTEKERILQIASASFDLAQKNLYAALVTGGRLVLFEPGLYDYEHMAETIEREGITVINCTPSAFYPLVECAADSGYRQLGSLRAVFLGGEPVHMTRLGPWLRSGVCRADIVNTYGPTECTDIASYYRLRSEDWTGGDELPIGQPIDNVRLYVVDSELKLVPEGVEGELCIGGAGVGRGYYHAPELTKERFVHSTDLPEETVYRTGDIVKRRPDGNIVFIGRVDHQVKVRGFRIEIEEIERKLLDSPRVHEAVVTAGRDAAGDTMLCAYAVAAPGATAEQVRGELEAKLPAYMVPQHVVLLEAMPLTPNGKIDRRVLPDPSAGTGAAGDDAVLTDEIEQTLAVLWQEVLGVGRIGPEDNFFRLGGHSLKAIALLARIKKAFGVSLPIQKLFRAPTVRQLAGLIREAPKQRFVPIPQADPQQTYYWLSSQQERLYVLQQFEAIGTAYHVTWAAQVQGPFDPVRCEAAFAAVSRRHEALRTCFEMTGDTVVQRVLPQATGFFEYEEVPGGDHRSLIGPFVRPFELRTGPLFRVKVVRTGREEHLLLLDMHHMITDGVSQDIVLKEFAALYEGEVLEPLRIQYKDYAIWQSAQSRQSSTMREQGRYWLELFQGELPVLDLPADYPRPVVQSFEGDKLSIRLDAERSAEVKKLAEATDTTLFIVLLAAYDVLLHKYTGQEDIIVGSPFAGRRHAELESMVGMFVNTVALRSFPQRDKTVRSFLAEVKESCLKAYEHQEFSFEQLIEQLQLPRDFSRNPLFDTMFVLQNMEGYTPGLKNVQMTAYPVNNGIAKFDLTLEAAEEKDGSLRLSLEYCTKLFRRDTVERFLQHYMNIVQHLAGNLDRRLSEIDMLSGAERKQETYYPASPAQKRLFMADKLSGRGTAYNVPVIRRIKGMLDAGRLGGALKKLVNRHESLRTTFELDAGSGMLRQKVNPAVSFAFPVYELSETETLLLIQDFVRPFRLDKPPLFRTALIRLTDREENVLIMDMHHIITDGASVSILLKDLAALYENRDLDILKHQYKDYAVRQNQLAGTEEWNRQEEYWLGVFQEPVPALPWADRRTEQRAGEDSSRTAYFAMDDKTASELHRLAQTTESTLFMVLMAAFTALLSKLSDCEDIVVGMPTSGRHHEGLDNIVGMFVNTLAVRFFASRNLSFQEYLNQVKDKLIEAYENQDYPLDSLVEKLNVSRNLRGQPLFTVMFQFAEMDAAEQIDAIDMVPFGHDNVPGKFDLHFIVVQENNSLGLEITYFESLFSEETIGELISGFIEIVQIITSNLGTGLGDLLKRQSVLPSS, encoded by the coding sequence ATGAAACAGGACCCTTCAGGTATTAGCCATACAGAGGGACCCTTGCAGATGCAACCCGTACAGTCAACGTTTGATGGGGAAGCGGGCGAATACTGGCACACCATTATAGACAACGGCACGCCGTTAAATATGCCTTTGGATTATGTCCGTCCGGCTGTCAAAAGCTATGCAGGTGAGGTTGCCATGCTCCGGATAAGCGAGGAGCTTGCCGGCAAGCTTGAGCGTTTGGCGGAGAGTGAAACGGTATCTGTCGAGACCGCGCTGCTTGCATGTTACATTGTGCTGCTCTCTAAATATGCAGGCCAGGATACCGTCTTGGTCGGCTGGGCTTACGGCTCGCTTCTGCGGTCCGGCTCGGGAGGGGACGCAGGTCTCACCGTTTTGGCGGGGCAGGTGGATTGGACTGCAACTTGGCAAGAGTATGTAAATAGCATTAATTCTATTTGTGCGCAAGCCAGGAATTCTCAGCACATCCCTTATGCCGAAGTGGTGAAAAAGCTGGAACTTGACCGTGATCCGAGCAGAAATCCCCTGTTCGATGCCTTATTCCAGACGGGGGATGTCAAAACGGGTTGGGATAAATATGATTTTGCATTGGTGCCCGAAAGAGCAGCAGACGGGATTCAACTGAAACTGGAGTATGATACAGCTCTGTTCTCAAAAGGTTCGATGGAGCGGCTGCTTCACCATTATGTGAACATTGTGGCGGATCTGGCGGAGCATCTGGCATGTAGCCTGGACCGGCGGCTGTCGGAGATCGACATGCTGTCGGGAGCAGAGCGCGAGCGGCTGGTTCAGGGATGGAACCCTACATCCGTCCCCTATCCTTACGGGAAGAGCATCGCCGGTCTGCTGGAAGAGCAGGTCCTGAAGCGCCCGGAGGCGGTTGCGGTCTCGCTGGGAAGCCGGCATTTGACCTACCGGCAGCTTCACGAGCAGTCCAACCGCGTGGCACATGCGCTTCACGCGAGAGGAATCGGGGAAGAGGAGATTGTAGCCGTCATGGCGGAGAGGTCGCCGGAGCTGGTGGTCGCGGTGCTCGGGGTGCTCAAGGCGGGAGCGGCCTACACTCCCGTTGATCCCGATTATCCGGCGGAGCGGCTCCGTTACTTGCTGCGCCATTCCCAGGCCAAGCTGCTGCTTATGCAGCACAAGTTCTGGGACCGGGCGGCGGTTAGTGGAGCCGAGACCCAAGCCGAGACTGTGAACATCGAGGAACTGCTGGCAGCGGAGCTGCCGGACGGTAACCTGCCGCTTGTCTACCGGCCTGAGCGGCTGATGTACGTGCTCTATACGTCAGGCTCGACGGGGAATCCGAAGGGGGCTATGATCACATCGCATTCGTTTGTGAATCTGCTCCACTGGTACACGCGGGAGTTCGCCTTTACCGAGAAGGAGCGCATCCTGCAAATTGCCTCAGCCAGCTTCGATCTGGCGCAGAAAAATCTGTATGCGGCCCTGGTAACCGGTGGACGGCTGGTGCTGTTCGAGCCGGGCCTGTACGATTATGAGCACATGGCGGAGACGATCGAACGGGAAGGCATTACGGTTATTAACTGCACACCCAGCGCGTTCTACCCGCTGGTGGAGTGCGCGGCAGACAGCGGATATCGCCAGCTGGGCAGCTTGCGCGCAGTATTTCTCGGCGGGGAGCCGGTCCATATGACCAGGCTGGGACCCTGGCTGCGCAGCGGGGTGTGCCGGGCCGACATCGTTAACACGTACGGCCCGACCGAATGTACGGATATCGCCTCCTATTACCGGCTGCGCAGCGAAGACTGGACGGGCGGGGATGAGCTGCCCATCGGCCAACCGATTGACAACGTGCGGCTGTATGTGGTGGACTCCGAACTGAAGCTGGTCCCTGAAGGCGTGGAAGGGGAGCTGTGCATCGGGGGCGCCGGGGTAGGGCGCGGCTATTACCATGCGCCGGAGCTGACGAAGGAACGCTTCGTGCACAGCACGGACCTGCCGGAAGAGACCGTATACCGGACAGGGGATAGCGTGAAGCGGCGGCCGGACGGCAATATCGTGTTCATTGGGCGGGTAGACCACCAGGTGAAGGTGCGGGGGTTCCGCATTGAGATTGAGGAGATTGAGCGGAAGCTGCTGGACAGCCCCCGGGTACACGAAGCGGTGGTAACCGCCGGACGGGATGCAGCGGGAGACACCATGCTGTGCGCCTATGCGGTGGCAGCGCCCGGCGCCACCGCTGAGCAGGTGCGCGGGGAGCTGGAGGCGAAGCTGCCCGCCTATATGGTTCCGCAGCACGTGGTGCTGCTGGGGGCCATGCCGCTGACGCCCAACGGAAAACTGGACCGCCGGGCATTGCCGGAGCCGACAATCGGGATCGCGGGAACCGGCGCAGCGGGAGACGGCGTAGCGGAAGACGATGCTGCGCTCACGGACGAGATCGAGCAGACATTGGCTGTGCTCTGGCAGGAGGTGCTGGGCGTGGGGCGGATCGGCCCGGAGGATAACTTCTTCCGCCTGGGCGGCCACTCCCTGAAGGCGATTGCCCTGCTTGCCCGCATCAAGAAGGCGTTCGGCGTCAGCCTCCCGATTCAGAAGCTGTTCCGGGCGCCGACGGTCCGGCAGCTGGCCGGGCTGATCCGGGAAGCGCCGAAGCAGCGCTTCGTGCCCATCCCGCGGGCAGACCCGCAGCAGGCATACTACCGGCTCTCGTCACAGCAGGAGCGGCTGTACGTCCTGCAGCAATTCGAGGCGATTGGCACCGCCTACCATGTCACCTGGGCCGCGCAGGTGCAGGGACCGTTTGACCCGGTCCGCTGCGAGGCGGCGTTTGCGGCGGTCAGCCGGCGGCATGAAGCGCTGCGGACCTGCTTCGAAATGACCGGGGATACCGTGGTCCAGCGCGTGCTGCCCCAGGCTACCGGATTTTTCGAGTATGAGGAGGTCCCCGGCGGCGATCACCGTTCCCTGATCGGGCCGTTTGTCCGTCCGTTTGAGCTGAGGACGGGCCCGCTGTTCCGTGTCAAGGTGGTCCGGACAGGCCGGGAGGAGCATCTGCTGCTGCTGGATATGCATCACATGATTACCGACGGCGTGTCCCAGGATATTGTGCTGAAGGAGTTCGCGGCGCTCTATGAAGGTGCGGCTCTGGAACCGCTGCGGATGCAGTACAAGGACTATGCCATCTGGCAATCCGTACAATCTGGGCAGAACAGGCAATCCGCGCAATCCGGGCAGAGAGGGACCCTGCGGGAGCAGGGACGCTATTGGCTGGAGCTGTTCCAAGGGGAACTGCCGGTGCTGGATCTGCCGCTTGATTACCCCCGGCCTGTGGTGCAGAGCTTCGAAGGGGATAAGCTGAGCGTCCGGCTGGACGCAGAGCAGTCGGCAGAGGTGAAGAAGCTCGCGGAGGCCACGGACACAACGTTGTTTATCGTGTTGCTGGCCGCGTATGATGTGCTGCTGCACAAATATACGGGGCAGGAGGACATCATCGTGGGTTCGCCGTTTGCAGGAAGAAGGCATGCCGAGCTTGAATCTATGGTGGGGATGTTCGTCAACACCGTGGCGCTGCGGAGCTTCCCGCAGAGGGACAAGACCGTGCGGAGCTTTCTGGCTGAAGTGAAGGAGAGCTGTCTGAAAGCCTATGAGCATCAGGAATTCTCGTTTGAACAATTGATTGAACAGCTGCAGCTGCCCCGGGATTTCAGCCGGAATCCATTGTTTGACACCATGTTTGTCCTGCAGAATATGGAGGGGTATACCCCGGGCCTCAAAAATGTGCAGATGACGGCTTACCCGGTCAATAACGGCATTGCCAAATTTGATCTTACGCTGGAAGCCGCTGAAGAAAAAGACGGCAGCCTTCGCTTGAGCCTGGAGTACTGCACGAAATTGTTCCGCAGAGACACGGTAGAGCGCTTCCTTCAGCATTATATGAATATAGTGCAGCATCTGGCCGGCAACCTGGACCGGCGGCTGTCGGAGATCGATATGCTGTCGGGAACAGAGCGCGAGCGGCTGGTTCAGGGATGGAACCCTACATCCGTCCCCTATCCTTACGGGAAGAGCATCGCCGGTCTGCTGGAAGAGCAGGTCCTGAAGCGCCCGGAGGCGGTTGCGGTCTCGCTGGGAAGCCGGCATTTGACCTACCGGCAGCTTCACGAGCAGTCCAACCGCGTGGCACATGCGCTTCACGCGAGGGGAATCGGGGAAGAGGAGATTGTAGCCGTCATGGCGGAGCGGTCGCCGGAGCTGGTGGTCGCAGTGCTCGGGGTGCTCAAGGCGGGAGCGGCCTACACTCCCGTTGATCCCGATTATCCGGCGGAGCGGCTCCGTTACTTGCTGCGCCATTCCCAGGCCAAGCTGCTGCTTATGCAGCACAAGTTCAGGGACCACGCGGCGGTTAGCGAAGCCGAGACTGTGGTCATTGAGGAGCTGCTGGCGGCGGAATGGCCGGACGGTAACCTGCCGCTTGTCTACCGGCCTGAGCGGCTGATGTACGTGCTCTATACGTCAGGCTCGACGGGGAATCCGAAGGGGGCTATGATCACATCGCATTCGTTTGTGAATCTGCTCCACTGGTACACGCGGGAGTTCGCCTTTACCGAGAAGGAGCGCATCCTGCAAATTGCCTCAGCCAGCTTCGATCTGGCGCAGAAAAATCTGTATGCGGCCCTGGTAACCGGTGGACGGCTGGTGCTGTTCGAGCCGGGCCTGTACGATTATGAGCACATGGCGGAGACGATCGAACGGGAAGGCATTACGGTTATTAACTGCACACCCAGCGCGTTCTACCCGCTGGTGGAGTGCGCGGCAGACAGCGGATATCGCCAGCTGGGCAGCTTGCGCGCAGTATTTCTCGGCGGGGAGCCGGTCCATATGACCAGGCTGGGACCCTGGCTGCGCAGCGGGGTGTGCCGGGCCGACATCGTTAACACGTACGGCCCGACCGAATGTACGGATATCGCCTCCTATTACCGGCTGCGCAGCGAAGACTGGACGGGCGGGGATGAGCTGCCCATCGGCCAACCGATTGACAACGTGCGGCTGTATGTGGTGGACTCCGAACTGAAGCTGGTCCCTGAAGGCGTGGAAGGGGAGCTGTGCATCGGGGGCGCCGGGGTAGGGCGCGGCTATTACCATGCGCCGGAGCTGACGAAGGAACGCTTCGTGCACAGCACGGACCTGCCGGAAGAGACCGTATACCGGACAGGGGATATCGTGAAGCGGCGGCCGGACGGCAATATCGTGTTCATTGGGCGGGTGGACCACCAGGTGAAGGTGCGGGGGTTCCGCATTGAGATTGAGGAGATTGAGCGGAAGCTGCTGGACAGCCCCCGGGTACACGAAGCGGTGGTAACCGCCGGACGGGATGCAGCGGGAGACACCATGCTGTGCGCCTATGCGGTGGCAGCGCCCGGTGCCACCGCTGAGCAGGTGCGCGGGGAGCTGGAGGCGAAGCTGCCCGCCTATATGGTTCCGCAGCACGTGGTGCTGCTGGAGGCCATGCCGCTGACGCCCAACGGAAAGATAGACCGCCGGGTATTGCCGGACCCGAGCGCCGGAACCGGCGCAGCGGGAGACGATGCTGTACTCACGGACGAGATCGAGCAGACATTGGCCGTGCTCTGGCAGGAGGTGCTGGGCGTGGGGCGGATCGGCCCGGAGGATAACTTCTTCCGCCTGGGCGGCCACTCCCTGAAGGCGATTGCCCTGCTTGCCCGCATCAAGAAGGCGTTCGGCGTCAGCCTCCCGATTCAGAAGCTGTTCCGGGCGCCGACGGTCCGGCAGCTGGCCGGGCTGATCCGGGAAGCGCCGAAGCAGCGCTTCGTGCCCATCCCGCAGGCAGACCCGCAGCAGACATATTACTGGCTCTCGTCTCAGCAGGAGCGGCTGTACGTCCTGCAGCAATTCGAGGCGATTGGCACCGCCTACCATGTCACCTGGGCCGCGCAGGTGCAGGGACCGTTTGACCCGGTCCGCTGCGAGGCGGCGTTTGCGGCGGTCAGCCGGCGGCATGAAGCGCTGCGGACCTGCTTCGAAATGACCGGGGATACCGTGGTCCAGCGCGTGCTGCCCCAGGCTACCGGATTTTTCGAGTATGAGGAGGTCCCCGGCGGCGATCACCGTTCCCTGATCGGGCCGTTTGTCCGTCCGTTTGAGCTGAGGACGGGCCCGCTGTTCCGTGTCAAGGTGGTCCGGACAGGCCGGGAGGAGCATCTGCTGCTGCTGGATATGCATCACATGATTACCGACGGCGTGTCCCAGGATATTGTGCTGAAGGAGTTCGCGGCGCTCTATGAAGGGGAGGTGCTGGAACCGCTGCGGATACAGTACAAGGACTATGCCATCTGGCAATCCGCGCAATCCAGGCAGAGCAGTACGATGCGGGAGCAGGGACGCTATTGGCTGGAGCTGTTCCAAGGGGAACTGCCGGTGCTGGATCTGCCGGCGGATTACCCCCGGCCCGTGGTGCAGAGCTTCGAAGGGGATAAGCTGAGCATCCGGCTGGACGCAGAGCGGTCGGCAGAGGTGAAGAAGCTCGCGGAGGCCACGGACACAACGTTGTTTATCGTGTTGCTGGCCGCGTATGATGTGCTGCTGCACAAATATACGGGGCAAGAGGACATCATCGTGGGTTCGCCGTTTGCAGGAAGAAGGCATGCCGAGCTTGAATCTATGGTGGGGATGTTCGTCAACACCGTGGCGCTGCGGAGCTTCCCGCAGAGGGACAAGACCGTGCGGAGCTTTCTGGCTGAAGTGAAGGAGAGCTGTCTGAAAGCCTATGAGCATCAGGAATTCTCGTTTGAACAATTGATTGAACAGCTGCAGCTGCCCCGGGATTTCAGCCGGAATCCATTGTTTGACACCATGTTTGTCCTGCAGAATATGGAGGGGTATACCCCGGGCCTCAAAAATGTGCAGATGACGGCTTACCCGGTCAATAACGGCATTGCCAAATTCGATCTTACGCTGGAAGCCGCTGAAGAAAAAGACGGCAGCCTTCGCTTGAGCCTGGAGTACTGCACGAAATTGTTCCGCAGAGACACGGTAGAGCGCTTCCTTCAACATTATATGAATATAGTGCAGCATCTGGCCGGCAACCTGGACCGGCGGCTGTCGGAGATTGACATGCTGTCGGGAGCAGAACGCAAGCAGGAAACTTATTATCCAGCTTCCCCGGCGCAAAAAAGATTGTTTATGGCAGATAAGCTATCGGGGAGAGGCACGGCTTACAACGTTCCTGTCATCCGCAGAATTAAGGGGATGCTTGACGCCGGGCGACTTGGCGGGGCCCTGAAGAAACTTGTCAACCGTCATGAATCGCTGCGGACCACCTTCGAACTGGACGCGGGCAGCGGCATGCTGAGGCAAAAGGTCAATCCTGCCGTGTCTTTTGCTTTTCCGGTATATGAGCTAAGCGAAACAGAAACGCTACTGCTGATCCAAGACTTTGTCAGACCGTTCCGTCTTGATAAGCCGCCCCTTTTCCGGACCGCACTCATACGGCTTACAGACCGGGAAGAAAACGTACTGATTATGGATATGCACCACATCATAACAGACGGTGCTTCTGTAAGCATTCTGCTAAAGGACCTGGCAGCTCTGTATGAGAACAGAGATTTGGATATCCTGAAGCACCAATATAAAGATTATGCGGTAAGGCAGAATCAGCTGGCGGGCACTGAGGAATGGAACCGGCAGGAGGAGTACTGGCTTGGAGTATTCCAGGAGCCTGTCCCCGCGCTTCCGTGGGCTGACCGCCGCACAGAACAGCGGGCAGGGGAAGATTCTTCCCGAACAGCCTATTTTGCCATGGATGACAAAACCGCCTCTGAATTGCACCGTCTGGCGCAAACAACAGAATCAACGCTGTTTATGGTGCTGATGGCTGCCTTCACCGCCTTGCTGTCTAAGCTGTCAGATTGTGAGGATATCGTCGTAGGGATGCCAACCTCGGGAAGACATCATGAGGGCTTGGATAATATAGTCGGGATGTTCGTCAATACACTGGCGGTCCGCTTCTTTGCCAGCCGCAATCTGTCATTTCAGGAATATTTGAATCAGGTGAAAGACAAGCTGATAGAAGCCTATGAAAATCAGGATTATCCGCTTGACAGTCTGGTGGAGAAACTGAATGTATCCCGCAATCTCCGGGGACAGCCATTATTCACTGTAATGTTTCAATTTGCCGAAATGGACGCAGCAGAACAAATTGACGCTATTGACATGGTCCCGTTCGGGCACGACAATGTGCCGGGCAAATTCGATCTTCACTTCATTGTAGTGCAGGAGAACAACAGCCTGGGGCTGGAAATAACGTATTTCGAATCGTTGTTTTCAGAAGAAACTATCGGTGAGCTGATTAGCGGATTTATAGAAATAGTTCAGATTATTACCAGTAATCTAGGAACAGGTCTGGGAGATTTATTGAAAAGACAGAGCGTGCTTCCGTCATCTTGA
- a CDS encoding GNAT family N-acetyltransferase — protein MNTHHLFSQFPMLVSDGLTLQKIDESHLEEVFGIYDNDTVFEYCGIIPKHNKATVATMIGHFERDFLKRSRVKWGIFANNDKDTLAGIIEAFDFNQKVDMITIGYFLAEAHWGKGIASEAVSRVVRFLFQEVEVNRIQAEVMPANEPSKRVLLKNGFKYEGTLRQATLWSGKGIVDVEIYGLLQGDYKTERR, from the coding sequence GTGAATACACACCATTTATTCAGCCAATTTCCGATGCTTGTGTCCGATGGGTTAACACTCCAAAAGATTGATGAGAGCCACCTTGAAGAGGTTTTTGGCATCTATGACAACGATACAGTTTTTGAGTATTGCGGGATTATACCCAAGCACAATAAAGCTACCGTAGCAACCATGATTGGGCACTTTGAAAGAGACTTTCTTAAAAGATCGAGAGTGAAGTGGGGGATCTTTGCCAATAACGACAAGGACACACTGGCCGGGATCATAGAAGCTTTTGATTTCAATCAAAAAGTAGATATGATAACCATCGGCTATTTTTTAGCGGAAGCGCATTGGGGAAAGGGGATTGCCTCAGAGGCAGTCAGCCGGGTTGTCCGCTTCTTGTTTCAGGAGGTGGAAGTGAACAGGATTCAAGCCGAAGTGATGCCGGCAAATGAACCCTCCAAACGCGTATTATTAAAAAATGGCTTCAAGTATGAAGGCACACTAAGGCAGGCCACGTTATGGTCCGGTAAAGGAATCGTTGATGTGGAGATCTATGGATTACTGCAGGGAGATTATAAAACAGAGCGAAGATGA
- a CDS encoding 4'-phosphopantetheinyl transferase family protein: MLQIYAVAISHFPNTQLIPLLSCVSREKSEKLSRFHHQDDLIRGLVGDLLVRKMISETFAVPVKRIVFGTNSYGKPYLAIPDNNSFHYNVSHSGDWVVCAIDDSPVGIDIERIQPVQLEISRRFFAREEVEFIEEAPSDDQRQERFFAVWTAKESYIKAIGQGLSHSLNNFSTVRAGSVEGLRVFDHCDWYLKAYSLDNNYALAVCGQKPQSCETVRVISPDAIIRYFLDGHGQQDVHVH, translated from the coding sequence TTGTTGCAAATCTATGCAGTCGCTATATCCCATTTCCCAAATACTCAGCTTATCCCCCTGCTCTCCTGTGTATCCAGAGAAAAAAGTGAAAAGCTATCCAGGTTTCATCACCAGGATGATCTGATTCGAGGGCTGGTTGGGGACCTGCTTGTCCGGAAAATGATTTCAGAGACATTTGCTGTGCCGGTAAAAAGGATTGTTTTTGGTACGAATTCATACGGCAAGCCCTATTTGGCTATACCTGACAACAACAGCTTTCATTATAATGTATCGCACTCTGGAGATTGGGTGGTCTGTGCCATCGATGACAGTCCTGTCGGTATTGATATTGAAAGAATTCAGCCCGTTCAACTTGAGATTTCCAGGCGTTTTTTTGCCCGGGAGGAAGTTGAATTCATTGAGGAAGCCCCCTCAGATGACCAAAGGCAAGAACGGTTTTTTGCGGTTTGGACGGCAAAAGAAAGCTATATCAAGGCGATCGGCCAAGGGCTCTCCCATTCCTTGAACAATTTTTCTACAGTCCGGGCAGGGAGTGTCGAAGGCTTGCGGGTATTTGATCATTGTGACTGGTATTTGAAGGCATACAGCCTTGATAACAACTACGCTCTTGCTGTTTGCGGACAGAAACCCCAGTCTTGTGAGACGGTCAGGGTGATTTCGCCCGATGCAATTATCCGGTATTTTCTGGACGGTCACGGGCAGCAAGATGTCCATGTCCATTAG
- the loaP gene encoding antiterminator LoaP produces MNWYIFFVKTGDELCVKDWLNKTFDRETLYSIVPKRIVPEKKNGKLLYVEKNLFPSYIFVKTVMDFSTYYLIKRNSKIIKMLNYLNKEDLTCHRTISAHNKQSAVPATAKEELYFKKIPEEEMSIILKLLNQEEEINFSKVYTIESKVYVESGPLKGLEGIIKKINKHTRRAKVLVSLMGDQRIIELGIELIEPVGSKELIM; encoded by the coding sequence ATGAACTGGTACATTTTTTTTGTGAAGACAGGCGATGAACTTTGTGTAAAGGATTGGTTGAACAAAACTTTTGACAGAGAAACACTGTATTCTATCGTCCCAAAGAGAATAGTCCCCGAGAAAAAGAATGGAAAGCTTCTATACGTGGAAAAGAATTTGTTTCCAAGCTACATTTTCGTAAAAACAGTCATGGATTTCTCCACTTACTACTTAATCAAAAGGAATTCCAAAATTATTAAGATGCTAAACTATCTGAACAAAGAAGATTTAACCTGCCACAGAACAATCTCCGCACACAATAAACAGTCTGCTGTGCCTGCAACAGCGAAAGAGGAGCTGTACTTCAAGAAGATTCCCGAGGAAGAAATGTCGATTATTTTAAAGCTTTTGAATCAGGAGGAAGAGATTAATTTCTCCAAGGTCTACACCATCGAATCCAAGGTCTATGTGGAGTCCGGACCGTTAAAGGGACTGGAAGGCATTATCAAAAAAATTAACAAGCATACACGCCGGGCGAAAGTCCTGGTATCACTCATGGGTGATCAGCGTATCATCGAACTCGGCATTGAACTCATAGAACCTGTTGGCAGCAAAGAGCTAATCATGTAA